The sequence GGGCGCGTCGGCGAAGGCGGCTGCGAGCGTCGTCGAACCGGGGCCCGCCCGCCCGACGCACTCCGGCCCGCGAAAGGTGTTCGCCAACGCGCCCAGCGTCGTCGCCGTGGCCGGAGCGAGCGATCCCGACGGCGGCGCGCCCGCGCCCGCGCCCACGGTCACGCCGGCGAGCGTCGGGCTCCCCACGGTCGACTTCGGGCCCCCCGGCCCCCTCGTGATGAAGGGGTATCCGGCGCCTATCGGCAGCGGTATGGACGATCCTGCCACGGTGTTCGGCTATTCGAAGGACGGCGCGGAGGTCATCGCGTGCGGCCACATGGGCGCAGGCTACGGCGACGGCCCGCCCAAGGGCACGGAGCTCGGCGATCGCTGCTACTTCGCGGCCGCCACCGGCCCCACGAAGATCGTCGGCGTCGACCCCGACAAAGGCGTCGTCGGTCCCGCGTTCGCGGAGAAGATCACGGCGCTGAAGGGCGGCTCGCCGACGCACGTCGCCAAGGGGATGGGGGTGCTCCCGCCGGCGGTGGTCACGCCATGGGCGTTCGCGAGGGACCTCACGGTCGAGGTCAGCTCGGACAACGGTCTGCGCATCGGCGGCCGAGTGGGCGCCGAGGACCCCGTGTTCTCCGTCACGGTCAGCGTCAAGCCGCCCACCCCCGACCTGCAATACAGCGGCAGCTGGAACGGCATTCTGGCTTCTCCCGATCGCTCCGAGCTCGCCTTCATCGGTCACTTCTTCTGCATGGAGTGGTGCAACGAGGTGTCGATCGTGCGCCTCCCCCTCGGCCGGCTGGCGAGCCTCATCTACAACGACACGGGCTTCCGCCATCACCAGAAGAAGGACTACGCCGGCTCGCGCGACCTCTTCCTCAAGGCGACGTGGGCCAACCCGTCGGCGGCGCTCCCCCCGTACAACCTCGCCTGCGCGTACGCGCTCACGAACGACGCGGTCAACGCCGAGAAGGCGCTCAAGCTCGCCATCGCCGTCGGCGGGCCCAAGGTGAAGGCGCGCGCGCCGAAGGACCCCGACTTCAAGAGCGTCGCCACGGCCAAGTGGTTCGTCGATCTCACGAAGTAGACCCGACGGACCGAGTCGCTCGCGCCCAGGAAGCGATGGCATCGCCTCGTCCTTCACGGGAACCGCCGCGTGGGCGCGGTGGTGAGCCCGTCTCGCGCGAGCGCCACGCGCGGCGGCGGCGGGCCCGTCCTCAACTCGGACGTCGTTCCGCGCGTTGGAGGCGGCTTTGCGCTCAGGGGACAGTGGTTTCGGGTGTGACCGCGCGAGAACGCCGACCCTCGAACATGAGTATCCTCCCACCGCCGCCGAAAACGGGACACCCCCTCGCTCCCTTGTGGCGAAAGGCCGAGCCGCGCGACTTCTGGAAGGGATCACGCTTCCAGGGGACTAGAGCGCCGAACCGCTTGATGACCGAGGATTTTCGCCGAGTTGCGAGCCGTGCGAGGCGTGACGACGAGTCCTACTGCTAGGCGAGGAGGAGCAACGAAGTACGGCGACGTAAATCGGCGAAAAGCCGATCGAATCAAGCGGTTCGGCGCTCTAGTCGTTCTTCTTCGACTTCAGCGCGGCGCGCAGCTCCTTGCGGAGGGCGCGAGCGTCCGGCTGCCGGTCCTCCGGCTCGCGCGACATGGCGCGCATGATCGTGGCCTCGAGCCCCGGGTCGATGTCGGGGAGGTGCGCGCGCAGCGGGGTCGGATCGGCCATGAGCTTCTTCGCGAACAGGTCGGTGAGCCCGATCGCGTCGTGCGGGTATTTCCCCGTCAGCGCTTCGTACAGCGTGACCGCGAGCGAGTAGATGTCCGTGCGCGCGTCGAGCGGCTCACCGCGGATCTGCTCGGGCGACATGTACGCGGGCGAGCCGCAGACCGCGCCGCGCATGGTGAGCTCGGCGCTCTCCGCGTCGGGATCTTGGAGCTTGGCGAGGCCGAAGTCGCACACCTTCACGATGTCGCAGGGGTCACCGTCGTCATCCTTGTGCGGCACGAGGAGGATGTTCTCAGGCTTCACGTCGCGGTGCACGATGCCCTCGTCGTGTGCGAAGGCGAGCGCGCTGCACGCCTGCATCGCGACGTCGAGGACCTTCGGGACCGGGAGGGTGCCCCCCGCCCAAATCAGGAACTCCAGGCTCTTGCCGGTGATCATCTCCATCACCAGGTAGAGCAGCCCGCCCGGGTCCTCGCCGAAGTCAATCACGCGGGCGATGTTCTGGTGCTCGAGGCGGCTCAGCGTGCGGCCCTCGGCCTTGAAGCGCTTCACGAACTGATCGGAGCCCTGGTTCTCCTGGTGGAGGATCTTCACGGCGACGGGCCGCTTGAGCGTGACGTGCTCGGCGCGGAAGACCTCGGCGGAGGCCCCGCGGCCGATGGAACTGACGATCTCGTATTTCCCACCGATGACGCGCCCGATGAGGCCCGACTCGCTGTCGGGCGAGCGCTCCGCAATGGGGAGCGAGCTCGACGAGATCGGCGCGGCGGGCAGGCTGATGCGGCGCGCGGGCACCGACGACGACGGCGGCGGTCCGTACGAGTCGCCCGGGTTGCCCGACAGATCGAGGTCTGAAGGCATCAGTGTGGCGGAGAAGGCCTCGGGCCCTGTGGAGCGTAGGCGCGAGGACGAAGGGATCTCTTCCGGCGTGTCCTCCGGAGGCGGCGCGAGGGTCTCCGCGCGGCTCGCGGCTTGGCGAAGGAGCGTGGGCTCGTCGTCGTCCGCCGAGTGGGGTTCCGGCTGGGGCGGTTCGGGCTCGGGCTCAGGCTCGGGCTCGGGCTCGCCCGCGACGAGCACGTACGCGCCAGGCCGGCGAGCGGGCGAGGGGCCCGTGCCCGCCGCGGCGATCTCGCTGGCGGCCGTGGCGGCGAGAGGCTTTGGCGGCGCGCTCGTCGGGCGGGCGGGCACGCTCGAGTACGCGCCGAGCCGCATCGGCGCGTCGAGTCGCTCGATGAGCGCAAAGATTTCGGCCATTTGCGTCTGGCTGGACGGGCGCAGGTCCATCGGCTGGCCGTCCGGGCCGCCGGGCCCCATCGGCTCCACCAGCACCTCCACGACCTTGCCGCCGCTGAAGGCGATCTCTAGGACGTGGGTCCCCGAGTGCTCCACCGCGCTGGTGAGGGGCACGATCCCGCGTTCGTGCCGAAGCGCGCGCTCGAGGACGCGCGCGGCCGCCCGATCGTCGGCGAGCGATGCGCGTAGCCGGGGGAAGGACATGTGGGCGAGATTATTCGTGGAACCGGCGGCCCTGGCAAGCACGGTGACCGGTCACGCCAGCGCGGCGTCGGCGCGCTGCCGGAGCGCGAGCGTCCCCGCGCGAAATTGTGCTGGTTCCGTGAGCAAGCTGAGGACGACGTGCGCGCCGTCGAGCTCGAAGAACGACCCGGGGTGGACGTAGACGCCGTCGCGCTCGAGGAGCTCGAGCGCGAAGTCCTCGTCGAGACGCTCCGGTTCGTGCCCGAGGTGAGGTCCCGACACCTCACCTTCGCGCGAGCGCGCCGCCTCACCACGCGGCACGCGCGGCAGCCGCACCGTCACATACCAGCCGCCCTCGACGCGCAGGCGCGTCAGCGGGGAGGTGGATCCGAGGGCAACGTCCAGCGCGGCGAGGTTCTCTCGGAGGCGATCGAGGATCGCCCCGCGCGCCGCGCCGGCCTCCTCGAGCAGCGTCGGCGCCGCCGCCTGTACCGGCGCGCCCACCGAGAGGAACGTGTCGGCGGTGATTTCGAGGCGCGCGAGCGCCTCGTCGACGCGATCCGGCGCGCCCGCCGCCACGAGCCACCCGAGCTTCAGCTGCGGCAGCGCCGCCTCCTTGGAGAGGCCTGAGAGCGCGAACACGAGCCCTCGCTGCACGCCTGCGACGGTGTCGACGCGACCTCGCGCCTCGAGCAGAGGGTAGCGCGCGAACACCTCGTCGCTCACGAGCGGCACGTCGAGGTCGAGGAGCGCCTCGAGCTCGTGACGCTTCGTATAGGAGCCCGTGGGGTTGTTCGGCGACACCAGCACGACGGCGCGCGTCCGCGGCCCCACGCGCGCGCGAAGCTCGGGGAGGTCGATGTGCCAGGCGCCGTCGTAGCGGAGCGGGTAGGGGACGGGGACGACCGACTGGTGGCGCGCGAGGTAGGCGAAGAGCGGGTAGCTCGGCTGCGGCACGAGCACCTCGTCGCCCGGATCCGCGAGGAGACCGAAGAGCCACGAGTACGCCTCGCTGGTGCTCGCCGTGCAGACGACGCGAGCCGGGGTGACCTGGGCGCCGAGCGAGGCGTAGCTCGCGGCGATCGCTGCGCGCGCGTCGGGCAGCCCGAACGGCAGCGGCTCGTACGTCGCCACGCTCGGCGCCGCGAGGGCTGCGCGGCCGCGCTCCGAGAGGCACGGGAGCCCCACGGTGGTGGGGTTCGACGCCGTGAGGTCGAGCACCGGACCGCGGGCCCGCGCCCTCGCGAGCGCGCGCGTGAGCTCGTTCTCCGTCAGGTCGTGCGTGGAGCGCGCGGAGAATGGCCTCACCGGGCCCCCTCGGCAGCCCGGCTGCCGGATGACGCGCGCGGCGACGGTGGGTTCACGTAGACTTCGCGGATGGGCATTCGGGTGGGCACGAGCGGGTTCTCGTACGCGGAGTGGAAGGGCACGTTCTACCCCGAGAAGTTGCCGCAGAAGAAGATGCTCTCGTACTACGCGGAGCGGTTCTCCACAGTGGAGATCAACGCGACCTTCTACCGCATGCCCAAGCCCGAGCTGCTGGAGGGCTGGGCCGCCGAGGTGCCGCCCGACTTCACGTTCGTGCTGAAGGCGCCCCAGCGCATCACCCACCACCGGCGGCTCGTCGACGTTCAAGACTCGGTCGATCGCTTCTGCGCCGTCGCCGCCTCGCTCGACGCGCGCCTCGGGCCGCTACTCTTCCAGCTGCCGCAGCACATGAAGAAGGACCTCGCGCTCCTCGGCGCGTTCCTCGAGGCGCTGCCGCGACCCGCGCCCGTCGTGGTCGAGTTCGGCGACGCCTCGTGGTTCTCCGACGACACGTTCGCGTTGCTCCGCGAGCATGCGGCGACGCTCTGCATCGTCGACGACGTCAACCCGCGCAAGGCGGCGCCGTTCGTCGAGACCGCGCCTGTAGGGTATCTGCGCCTGCGACGTGTAGAATACACCGACAGCGATCTCGCCGCGTGGGCGGAGCGCTTGCGGGGCGCGTCGTGGACCGACGCGTACGTGTTCTTCAAGCACGAGGACGCGGGCACGGGCCCGAAGCTCGCGGAGCGACTGAAGGCCGCGCTCGCTCCCCGAGGCTCCCCGGCCTGAAGGCAGGGCAGAAACGCTGGAGCTGAGCCGCGCGGGTCAGAGCGCCTCGATGCGCACCGCGGTGCCGTACGCCAGCACCTCGGTCGCGCCCTGCGAGAACTCGGTCGCGTCGTAGCGCATGCCGATGATCGCGTGCGCGCCGATCGCCTCGGCGTGCGTGACCATCATGCGGTACGCGTCTTGGCGCGCGGTGTCACACACCTGCACGTACTCCTCGATGTTGCCCCCGCCGAGCTGCTTGAAGGCGCCGACGAACCCCTGGCCGAAGCTCACGCTGCGCACGACGATGCCGCGCGTGACGCCGAGGTAAGCGGTGATGCGGTGGCCCTCGATGTTGGGGCCCGTGGTGACGATGAGCGGCATCGTAGAGGACGGGGCCGTGCGGTAGTCGGGGGGCTCGTGCATGGCGCCGAGTGTACGCGCGCGCGCGGTCTCGCGGTCGTGTTCTCCGCGTTCTCCGCGTTCTCCGCGTTCTCCGCGTCAGGCGTGGGTCGGTCGACGGCTCGAGCGCACCGTGGCTTTCGCCTTCGTAGGCGGGGTATTCGCGGGGGAGGCCTTCGTGGGCGTGGCCTTCGTGGGCGAGGGCTTCGTGGGCGAGGCGGCTCGTTCCACGAGGAGATCGATGGGGTCGGGGCACTCGCCACGCAGCTTGCAAGCGCCGCACTCGGCCCCGCGCCAGATGCGGTCGAACCGCGCCTGCGCCGCGTCGAGCAGCACGTCGTCGGAGGTGACCAGGCCGAGCTCGAAGTTGCGTCGCTCGTCGCCGCGTTCGCCGAGGCCCGCACCGGTGAAGTTCGCGCTGCCGAGGTAGAGGCGCTCGCCGTCCTTGGCGATCATCTTCAGGTGAACGCGGGGACACGAGCGCAGGCAACGCCCGAGCGCGGGCCACCGCGCGAGCGACGCGCGGAATGGTCGCGAGAGCGCGCCGGCGTGCAGAAAGCGTAGCTCGAGGCCGTCGCGGACGCGCTCGGCGAGGAGGCCGAGGAGCGAGACGTACCTGCCCCGCGCGCGGTCGCGCGTGCCCACGGGCGCGGGGACGCGGACGTCTTTCGCGTTCGCGGTGGAGAGAAAGAGGGAGCGTCGGGCGCCGAGCACGAGGTCGCCGAGCACCCGGGTCGCGTGCGCCTCGTCCCACACGAGCTCGACGCCCACCGTTCGCGCGTCGGGCGTCGCGTGTCGCGGCGGTGGCGGTGTTCGCCCGGCAGTCCTGACGGCCATGCGCGCAGGATAAGGGCGGCGTGAGCGCCCACCCAAGCGCCGCGTACGTTTCGCCCGCTTTCACTTGCCCGTTAGGCCGCGCGGCGCGATACAGCCTGCATGACGGCGCCCCCGAACCGCGAGATCTTCTACGAGGTTCGGTGCCTCCTCGCCGACCCCGCGGATCGCGACCCGTACGTCGCGTGGCTCTGCAATACGCACGTCCCCGAGGTGTGCGCTGCAGGGGCCGGCTCGGGCGAGGTGCTCGTCTCCGACGAGGTGCCGCTCGAGGTGCGTGTGCTTTACATGTTCTCTTCGCGCGACGCGCTCGCGACCTACGAGCGCGACGAGGCGCCCCGCCTGCGCGCGGCCGGCGTTCGTTTCCTCACGGCCCTCGGCGCTGCAGAGCGCGTGACGTTCACGCGCTTGCGGGGCGAGCGCCTCGCGGTCGCGTGCGGCGCCTGATCGCCGCGCGCGACGCGTTCTACGCGGCGGCCGAGCGGGCGCCGTCGAGGATGGCGAGGCACCCCTCGAGCGAGTCGCAGAGGTTCAGCTCCTGACGGAGGCGCGATGCCCCGGGCAGGCCGTGGAGGTACCCGGAGAGGTGCCGACGCGTGCACCTCACGCCGAAGGGCGCGCCGCGCTCGGCCACGTTCGCCATGAGGTGGGCTCGGCAGAGGGCGAGGCGCTCGCCCGGCGTGGGCTGCGCGATCGCCGCGCCGCCTCGTAGCACCGCGTACGCTTCGCGGAAGACCCAGGGGTGCTCGATCGCCCGGCGACCGACCATGACGCCGGCGCAGCCGGTCTCGGCCAGGGCGCGCTCGGCGTCCTCTCCGGAGCGCACGTCGCCGTTCACGATCACGGGGATGCCCACCTGCTCACGTGCACGCCGCGCCCACGACCAGTCGGCGGGGCCGGAGTGGCCCATCTGCGCGGTGCGGCAGTGCACCGTGAGTGCGCGCACGCCGACGTCCTCGAGCCGCTTGGCCAAATCGACGATCGGCATGTGCGACTCGGGGCCGTAGCCGATGCGAGTCTTCACCGTCACCGGCACGTCCACGCTGCGCACCACCATCGCGGCCATCTCGACCATCGCGGCGGGATCGCGGAGCCAACCGGCGCCGGCTCCCCGGCCTGCGATCTTGGGCACCCAGCAGCCGCAGTTGACGTCGAGGTAGAACGGGCGCGCGTCGGCGGCGATGCGCGCGGCCTCCGCGAGGCGGATCGGGTCGGAGCCGTAAATTTGGATCGCGGTGAGCTGGTCGTCCGCGGAGAGGTGGATCTTGCGCTTGGCGTTGCGGCAGCCGCGCAGCAAGCCCTCGACGTTGACGAACTCGGTGACGCACACGTCGGCGCCTACGGTGCGGCAGAGGCGCCGAAATACGTCGTCCGTGATGTCCTCCATGGGCGCGAGGATCACGGGCTTCGACGCGAAGACGGCGTCGAACGACGGGGGCGCGGTCGCGGCGGTCGCGGCGGACGGGGCAGGCATGCTCACGCGGCCTCCCTAGCGCAACTCACGCGCGCGCGCACGCCCGCCGGTGCGCGCGCCGCCAACGCTGCGGCTCACGGGAACGCGAGCACGAAGCACTGCGTGCGGGGCCCCACCGTGTTCACGTCGTTGCAGTAGAGGATCGCGCTCTTGTCCCCATCGCGCACGACGAACGCGGTGTGGAGCGATCCACCCGTGAGCCCGAGGTCGGCCTGCGCGCTCAGCGACGGGCTCGGTGCGCCCTCGTCGCGGAGGCCTAGCGTGGTTGGCGGCGGTCCAGGGTCGACGGACGCGTAGCCGAGGGTGTCCACGGGCGCGGCGTCGGACTCGGCCCGCAGCGCCGAGAGGGGCGCGAGCGTGCCGAGCGTGGTGGTCCGCGTCGCGTACAGCGTCGCGGTGAGCGGCTTGACCCCGGCGGACGCGTAAATGAGCCGCAAGGTCGCGCGGTTAGGGAACACGTCGGGGGCGTCGTCGAAGGCCGCTACGCCGGCCGCCGCGCGACCCGCGTCGGCGCCGGCGTCGGTCGGGCCTGCGTCGGCGGTCGCGGTGCCGGAGTCGGCGTTGCCAGCGTCCGGAGAGAGGGGGCCCGTGAGGTGCACGACCGCGGTCTTCAGCTTTCCTGGCTCGAGCGTGATCGTGCCCACGGCGAGCGGCTGGGCGCAGGAGCCCGAGCCCGCCGCGACCATCGCGATCTCGACCGTGCCGGAGCCCTCGACCGACACGTATTGCGAGGCGGTCAGGAAGCTCACTCCGACGGCCGCGCCGTCGGGCCCGTTCGCCGTCGCGTCGCGCGCGTCACTCGCGTCGGAGGCCTGCGCGTCGCCCGCGTCGCCGTCGCCCGCCTCGGCGGCGATCCCGCCATCTCGTGAGCGCCCCCCGCCGAGGAACGGGCCCGCGTAGAGGTCCTGTGGGCCGGTGCGCGTGCAGAAGTCGAGCGCCGGCAGCCCGACCGCCGCATGGACCACCCGGAGCGTGCCGAGCCGCGCCCCTGCTTCCGTCGGCACGAGCGACCCGTCGCGTGGGAGGGGCGTCGCGCCCGTGTCGGGCTGGAGGATGATCGTGGCTGGATCGCCGGACCTTCCGCACGCCACGACGGCGGCCGCGCTCGCCGACAGTGTGACGGCGCCGAACGCCAGGACGGCGCGCTTACGAAAGCAGCAGAGGAGGCGCAAGGCGGTTTCCAAAGCGCGGCCGGAGCCGCAAGAGGAGCGAAGAGCCGCTGGGTCGCGGCCAGATGAACTAGGATAGCGCACCGGCAGGCCTCTGTCGCGAATCGCTCGCGCGCGTGGCCCCGAAGGAGCACCCGCTTGCAGCCCGAAGACCTCAAGGCCCTCCGCAAGGAGCTCGCGTGCACCGCGAAGGAGCTCGCCGCCGCGCTCGCGATCGAGCAGTCCATCGTGATGGCGTGGGAGCGAGGCGAGCTCTTCCCCACCAAGGCGTTCGTCGAGCAGATGGAGACCCTGCGGGCGAAGGGACCCTCGTCGATCCCGCGCAAGTCCAAGGGGCCGGACGCGATGAAGACCCTGGCCGACCCCGGCTTCTGGGGGCTCGTGCGCAAGCTCGCGGCCCACAAGAGGCTGCGCGACGAGGCGCTGAAGCTCGCCGCTGGCTACGCCGATCCCGCCGACGACTGAGAGGCGCCGGAGCGCCTCGCTCAGGCGGCGTCGTCGTCGTCGCCCGGACCCTCGCCGACGTCGCCGGCCTCGGGCTCCTCGTCCCCGAGGTCGAAGCCGTCGTCGTCTGCGTCGTCGTCGTCGCCGCCGAGGACGTCTGGCGCGTCGTCGTCGCCCGCCGCGCCCGCCGCGCCCGCCGCGCCCGCCGCGGCAGCGAGGGCGTCGCCGAGCGCGCTCTCCTCGGGATCGGCCTCGGTCGCGAGCGACGCGCGCTCGAGCTCCGCGAGCGCCTCGTCGACGCGCGTGTCCCCCACGAGCTCGTCGGCCGGGGCGGTTGTGCCCTCCTCCGGCAGACCGAGGTCTTCGCTCGGCGAGGCGGGGTCTTCCTCCGGCGCGAGCGTCTCGCCCTCCGGCGCGGGCTCCTCGTAGGGCTCACCGAGCTCGCGCTCGATGACGCGCTTGGAGTCGTCGTTGAGCTCCGTGAACTCGCGCAGCGTCGGGAGATCTTTCAGCGAGGCGATGCCGAAGAACTCGAGGAACTGGGGGGTCGTGCCGTACAGGATGGGGCGCCCCGGTTCGTCCTTTTTACCAAGAATTTTAATGAGATCGCGCTCGAGAAGCATCTTCAGGACCGGGCCGGAGTCGACGCCGCGGATGTCGTCGATCTCGGGCCTCGTGATCGGCTGCCGGTAGGCGAGGATCGACAGGGTCTCGATTTGCGCGCGGGTGAGCTTCACGGGCTTCTGACCCGTGAGCTCGCGCACGAACGGGGCGTACACCGGGTTCGTGCGGAACACCCACGCGCCGCCGACCTCGTCGAGCTGGATCCCACGACCGAGGTACGTCGCGCGGAGGCTCGCGAGGACCCGGCGGATCTCCTTCGTCGTGCTCTCGGCGCGTCGGGCGAGCTCGGCGGGCCGCACCGGCGAGTCGGAGGCAAACACGAGCGCCTCCACCAGGCCGCGCAGGTGGGTCTCGGTGACGTCCTCGGTCTCGCCGGTGGCGCCACTGTCGATGATGACGACGTCGTGGGCGCCGCCCTCGGCGAGATCGTCGCGCTCGTAGAGGGCGGGCAGGCCGCCGGTGAGGTTCACCGTGACGTCGACGTCGTCGGGCCAGCGGAACCCGGCGAGGGACGTCACGACCTCGTCGGGGCCGTCGTCGGGGCCCGCCGGCGCCGGGGGTACGACTGAGTCGGGGGTCTCGGGCCACTCGCCGTCTTCGTCGTCCTGGGCCGCGTCCTGCGCGGCGGGGGCGCTTTCGCTTGGTTCGGCGTCGTCGCCGTGCACCCCAGGCGGCCCGTCCGCGTCGGACGCGGCGTGGTGGGTCGCGGGGGCGTCGGCGCCGTCCTCGTCGTCCCCGCCCGGTTCGCCGTTGGCCTCGTCACGGGCCTTCGCCGGCGCGGTCGCCTCCGCCTCGCCGCCGAGGTCTGGCGCGCTCGCGGTCTCGACCGCGGCGGGCGCGGCGTCCGGCGGGGCAGCGGCGCTCTCGGAGCGCGGGGCCGTCTTCTTTCGCGCGGCGGTGGCCTGCTTCTTCTTGCGACTGGTCACGGGGTGCGCCTTCTGTCGGTCTCGTCGTCGGTCTTGTCGTCGTCGGTCTTGTCGTCGTCGTCGCCCGCGAGCGGCGGCCGCGGGTCACCGAAGATCGCCGCTTCTCCATCGTGATTATTGTCGTTTTTGTCGCCTTCCGGAAGGCCGGCGTCCTCCGCTGCCGCGACATCGGCGCGCGTGGCGGGCTCTGAGTCGGGCTCTCCTGGGGGGGGGGCCACGGGCGGGGGCTCTTCCGTCGCCAGGGGCTCGCCGGCGACCTCCGCGCTGCGCTCAAGCGCGGGCTCGGTGTCCTCCGCGCTGGGCCCAGGCGCGGGCTTCGCGTCTTTCGCGGCGGGCTCTTCGGTGGCCACGGGTTCGACCGCGTCTTCCGCGACGGCCTCTCCCGCTTCGGCGGGCGCGTGTGCGTCCACAGGCGACTCTGCCGTCGCGCTCGTCGCGATCGCCGCCTCCGTGGGTGCGGCCGCGTGCGCTGTCGGGGGAGGGGAGGCGGTGCTGGGCGCCTCGAGCCCCTCGGGCAGCGGATCGCCCGCTGCCGCGCGGTACTCGACGTACAGCGGGGAGCTGGCGTCGGTCTGGAAGAGCCGCGTCATGCGCAGTCGGGTCATCTCCAGCAGCGCGAGGAAGGTGATCACGAGGTCGAACTTGCTCACCAGGCCTTCGAACAGCTCTTCGAATACCACCTGGCGGCGCGTCTCCAGGATCGCGAGCAGCTCGTGGATGCGGTCGGTGATGCTGATGCGGTCGGCGACGATGTCGTGCCCGATCTTGACCTTGCTCTTCGCGAGGACGCCCTGAAAAGCCTCGATGAGTCGGAACAGCGGGATCTCGGCCAGCGGCGGCAGCGCGGGCTCACCCAACGCGGGCTCCGGGGGCGCGCCGCGCAGGAACACGTTCTGCGCCGCGATGCCCTGCGCCTCGAGCTGGGCGGCCGCGAGCTTGTACTTCTGGTACTCGAGCAGCCGCCGGATGAGGGCCTCGCGGGGGTCCTCTTCCTCCTCCTCGGATGCGTCGTCCTCTTGCCCGGGCGGTGGCAGCGGCAGCAGCATCTTCGACTTGATGTGCGTGAGCGTCGCGGCCATCAGCAGGTACTCGGACGCGACGTCGAGCTGCATGTGCGTCATCACGTCGAGGTACTCGAGGTACTTCTTCGTGATGAACCCCATGGGGATGTCGAGGATGTCCAGCTCATGCTTCTGGCAAAGATGGAGCAAGAGGTCGAGTGGGCCCTCGAACTGCGGAAGGCTCACCGAATAGGTCGCGGCGCCTGCTTCAAACTCGACCGGGTCGGACACGTGGGAGGCGGCACCCTAGCCAAACGCGGCGCCGGGGGAAAGTCGCGACACGCGCGCGCGCCCGCGCGGCCTGTGGACAACCTGTGCGCTCCGCCCCGCGCGTTCCCAGCGCGCCCCCGCCACGCCTTGTGATCCCCGCCCGAGAGGGGCACGTTTCGTGTTCGAGAATCACGCTCGCCCATCTAGAGTTGGTGCGTGCAGCCCGACGTCAAGACCGCCATGGGGGACGTGCTCATCCGCTTCTCCCACGTGAAGAAGGCGTTCGGGCCGAAGGAGGTCTACAAAGGGCTCGATCTCGAGTTTCGCCGAGGCGAGACCACCACCGTGATGGGGCCCTCCGGCACGGGCAAGAGCGTGCTCCTGAAAATGCTCATCGGGCTCATCTCGGTCGACTCCGGGACCATCACGTTCGACGGCGA is a genomic window of Myxococcales bacterium containing:
- a CDS encoding phospholipase; the encoded protein is MAVRTAGRTPPPPRHATPDARTVGVELVWDEAHATRVLGDLVLGARRSLFLSTANAKDVRVPAPVGTRDRARGRYVSLLGLLAERVRDGLELRFLHAGALSRPFRASLARWPALGRCLRSCPRVHLKMIAKDGERLYLGSANFTGAGLGERGDERRNFELGLVTSDDVLLDAAQARFDRIWRGAECGACKLRGECPDPIDLLVERAASPTKPSPTKATPTKASPANTPPTKAKATVRSSRRPTHA
- a CDS encoding DUF4286 domain-containing protein, giving the protein MTAPPNREIFYEVRCLLADPADRDPYVAWLCNTHVPEVCAAGAGSGEVLVSDEVPLEVRVLYMFSSRDALATYERDEAPRLRAAGVRFLTALGAAERVTFTRLRGERLAVACGA
- a CDS encoding DUF72 domain-containing protein, encoding MGIRVGTSGFSYAEWKGTFYPEKLPQKKMLSYYAERFSTVEINATFYRMPKPELLEGWAAEVPPDFTFVLKAPQRITHHRRLVDVQDSVDRFCAVAASLDARLGPLLFQLPQHMKKDLALLGAFLEALPRPAPVVVEFGDASWFSDDTFALLREHAATLCIVDDVNPRKAAPFVETAPVGYLRLRRVEYTDSDLAAWAERLRGASWTDAYVFFKHEDAGTGPKLAERLKAALAPRGSPA
- a CDS encoding YbjQ family protein yields the protein MPLIVTTGPNIEGHRITAYLGVTRGIVVRSVSFGQGFVGAFKQLGGGNIEEYVQVCDTARQDAYRMMVTHAEAIGAHAIIGMRYDATEFSQGATEVLAYGTAVRIEAL
- a CDS encoding XRE family transcriptional regulator is translated as MQPEDLKALRKELACTAKELAAALAIEQSIVMAWERGELFPTKAFVEQMETLRAKGPSSIPRKSKGPDAMKTLADPGFWGLVRKLAAHKRLRDEALKLAAGYADPADD
- a CDS encoding serine/threonine protein kinase, whose translation is MSFPRLRASLADDRAAARVLERALRHERGIVPLTSAVEHSGTHVLEIAFSGGKVVEVLVEPMGPGGPDGQPMDLRPSSQTQMAEIFALIERLDAPMRLGAYSSVPARPTSAPPKPLAATAASEIAAAGTGPSPARRPGAYVLVAGEPEPEPEPEPEPPQPEPHSADDDEPTLLRQAASRAETLAPPPEDTPEEIPSSSRLRSTGPEAFSATLMPSDLDLSGNPGDSYGPPPSSSVPARRISLPAAPISSSSLPIAERSPDSESGLIGRVIGGKYEIVSSIGRGASAEVFRAEHVTLKRPVAVKILHQENQGSDQFVKRFKAEGRTLSRLEHQNIARVIDFGEDPGGLLYLVMEMITGKSLEFLIWAGGTLPVPKVLDVAMQACSALAFAHDEGIVHRDVKPENILLVPHKDDDGDPCDIVKVCDFGLAKLQDPDAESAELTMRGAVCGSPAYMSPEQIRGEPLDARTDIYSLAVTLYEALTGKYPHDAIGLTDLFAKKLMADPTPLRAHLPDIDPGLEATIMRAMSREPEDRQPDARALRKELRAALKSKKND
- a CDS encoding segregation/condensation protein A, whose translation is MSDPVEFEAGAATYSVSLPQFEGPLDLLLHLCQKHELDILDIPMGFITKKYLEYLDVMTHMQLDVASEYLLMAATLTHIKSKMLLPLPPPGQEDDASEEEEEDPREALIRRLLEYQKYKLAAAQLEAQGIAAQNVFLRGAPPEPALGEPALPPLAEIPLFRLIEAFQGVLAKSKVKIGHDIVADRISITDRIHELLAILETRRQVVFEELFEGLVSKFDLVITFLALLEMTRLRMTRLFQTDASSPLYVEYRAAAGDPLPEGLEAPSTASPPPTAHAAAPTEAAIATSATAESPVDAHAPAEAGEAVAEDAVEPVATEEPAAKDAKPAPGPSAEDTEPALERSAEVAGEPLATEEPPPVAPPPGEPDSEPATRADVAAAEDAGLPEGDKNDNNHDGEAAIFGDPRPPLAGDDDDKTDDDKTDDETDRRRTP
- a CDS encoding tRNA-dihydrouridine synthase: MPAPSAATAATAPPSFDAVFASKPVILAPMEDITDDVFRRLCRTVGADVCVTEFVNVEGLLRGCRNAKRKIHLSADDQLTAIQIYGSDPIRLAEAARIAADARPFYLDVNCGCWVPKIAGRGAGAGWLRDPAAMVEMAAMVVRSVDVPVTVKTRIGYGPESHMPIVDLAKRLEDVGVRALTVHCRTAQMGHSGPADWSWARRAREQVGIPVIVNGDVRSGEDAERALAETGCAGVMVGRRAIEHPWVFREAYAVLRGGAAIAQPTPGERLALCRAHLMANVAERGAPFGVRCTRRHLSGYLHGLPGASRLRQELNLCDSLEGCLAILDGARSAAA
- a CDS encoding pyridoxal phosphate-dependent aminotransferase yields the protein MRPFSARSTHDLTENELTRALARARARGPVLDLTASNPTTVGLPCLSERGRAALAAPSVATYEPLPFGLPDARAAIAASYASLGAQVTPARVVCTASTSEAYSWLFGLLADPGDEVLVPQPSYPLFAYLARHQSVVPVPYPLRYDGAWHIDLPELRARVGPRTRAVVLVSPNNPTGSYTKRHELEALLDLDVPLVSDEVFARYPLLEARGRVDTVAGVQRGLVFALSGLSKEAALPQLKLGWLVAAGAPDRVDEALARLEITADTFLSVGAPVQAAAPTLLEEAGAARGAILDRLRENLAALDVALGSTSPLTRLRVEGGWYVTVRLPRVPRGEAARSREGEVSGPHLGHEPERLDEDFALELLERDGVYVHPGSFFELDGAHVVLSLLTEPAQFRAGTLALRQRADAALA